Proteins from one Pirellulales bacterium genomic window:
- a CDS encoding PEP-CTERM sorting domain-containing protein (PEP-CTERM proteins occur, often in large numbers, in the proteomes of bacteria that also encode an exosortase, a predicted intramembrane cysteine proteinase. The presence of a PEP-CTERM domain at a protein's C-terminus predicts cleavage within the sorting domain, followed by covalent anchoring to some some component of the (usually Gram-negative) cell surface. Many PEP-CTERM proteins exhibit an unusual sequence composition that includes large numbers of potential glycosylation sites. Expression of one such protein has been shown restore the ability of a bacterium to form floc, a type of biofilm.), protein MKSLIWGIFAVLLFFAFDVHATPIVNVGTYSAPQNTLQTISINVSDSVAASLEDIEGMTFTLQIASGTGITPSIHSIDLTTGTIWSGDVSPGNISVSAGATSQFESISLLTDNAGEFVDPNGLLATAVVDTTGATPGPYLLFLVGTKDAGSDSQLLNGVGDPVSATFASGTLNVLSVPEPGGIGLISGGIAVLLILRRNRLRR, encoded by the coding sequence ATGAAATCACTGATCTGGGGCATCTTTGCCGTTTTGCTGTTCTTTGCGTTCGATGTTCATGCAACTCCGATCGTGAACGTGGGCACCTACTCGGCGCCCCAGAATACTCTACAAACGATCTCGATTAACGTCAGCGACAGTGTCGCCGCGTCGCTCGAAGATATTGAGGGAATGACGTTCACGTTGCAGATCGCGTCCGGAACTGGCATAACACCGTCGATACACTCGATTGATCTCACGACGGGCACAATTTGGTCGGGAGATGTTTCGCCTGGGAACATCAGCGTTTCGGCTGGCGCCACGAGCCAGTTCGAATCGATCTCGCTCCTCACCGACAACGCGGGCGAATTCGTGGATCCCAATGGACTGCTTGCGACCGCCGTCGTCGATACGACCGGCGCCACCCCAGGGCCGTATCTGCTTTTCTTAGTCGGAACTAAGGACGCCGGCAGCGATAGCCAGCTTCTTAATGGCGTCGGCGATCCGGTATCCGCTACGTTCGCCAGCGGCACGCTCAATGTGCTCTCGGTTCCGGAGCCGGGTGGCATTGGGCTGATTTCGGGCGGTATCGCCGTGCTTCTTATTTTGCGGCGCAACAGACTACGTCGGTGA